ttttaatGGAACCCTTGAGAGGTGAGAGATTAGTTTCAAGTAGATTTACTcattataaatacttattaagtGCTTCTGGGAATACAAGGGTGAGTAAGTCACAGACTTTGCCCTTAATGAGTTTCCAGTGTAATGGGAGACAAGTAAACAAGTAATTAGGGGCCCTGATTCCAGAACCAACAATGCTGTTTAGTAACTGGCTATTTACTTACTAGTCTCCATCACAGAAAAATCATGAAGTTTAGGAATAGTGTCTTTATCACTCTTACATCTCCAAACCCTAGTGTAGATAGATCTAGCACATAGGCGCTCAGGAAATattctaaatgaattaaatgaaaatatttaagtctCAGCAATGATGAGTACTACTTCATGGCATGTTCTGCCATAAGCTGTGTGGGGAGAGTGGTGTTAGGAAATATGGTTAGTGAATAGTGGGTTGGAGATCAGATTTTAGGAAGTCTTACATGTTATGCCAAGGGATTTATAGGTGGCATACTGAGGATTCAAAGAGAAtgtcagaggggagcctgggtggctcggttggttatccagctcttggttctagcttaggtcatgatctcacagggaGTGGAATCAGCCCCGCGTTGGGCTGTCAGAGCACACCATGGAATCCGCTTCagattccttctctcactccccctctgttcctccccactcatgtgctctatctccctaaaaataaataccccccccccgccaaaaccCAACCAAACCAAAGAGAATATAAAACATGGGAATGACAATCAGATTTATGCTTTGGAAAGAACACCTTGGTTGGAgtgtatgttcttataatagtgctttcaaaacttttaaacatatttaagtaTGCACATAGAATGGGAGGCTGGCTGTATAGGACGTGCTTTTTCAAGGTCCTGGCTCTGCTCAACAAATGCTTGAACAAATCATCTGGTACCCAAAAGGTACTTCATCTAAGTacatttccttcctctgaatACAAATCTTGAGGATATAATGCAGAGGACTTAATAGGCCCTCAAGAGGCAAAAAGGGAGGGAAACAAGAACGGGAGGGGTTCTTTGGGCTTATGGCATGAGCACAAACAATTTTCCTTGAGTTGAAAGGCCGACAGACCTAAGAAGTAGAGAGGAAGAAAGTTTGCAGAGTTTCCATTAACTGGGAAACGAGTGGAAAAGAAGCAATAGACATTAGAATGACAAATGTGAAAACTCCCATCAGGGTTAGATAAATAAAAGGTCTTATTGAGGCCTTAACATGTTAACCTGCAATGGTGGTAGGAGCTGTTGTGGAAACACTCCCCAACAGCACTGAGCAAGTTGGAGGAACAAAGATGGGGGTGGTTGGATGCAACCAGGACTGGGAACTGGCAGGATGAGAAGGACCTGAGGAAAGTGATCTGAGAAAGCCCCTAAATGGCTGCCGGAAATGAATGACTGTTGGGCATAGGTCAAGAAGGGAAGGAAGTCAAGTTGGAAGTTAACAAAGTGGAAGAGAGTAGAATAGAGAAAAGCTAATGGATTTAAAATCTCGCTGAAAATTATTTATGACAACATAATTTAGCTTTCATTCTTTTGGCTTTGGCAAGGAAAaaagtcaatttattttttgaaccTCTATAGactagaaaataggaaaatatttcaaaattacagGTCTTCTACATCCAAAATCCAGGTTACTTTGGTTCCAAGACATTcctttaagcagaaaaaaaatactgtagttTAAACCTAAGtagataaattaatatatttttactagATTTAAAGTACTCTTACATTGTTCTTCTGTATTGACAACTGTGATTATAGTTCAAGGTGAAAAGAATAGACTTTTGATTACTTAATGGATAAAATGACTCTTTTTGTAAGACTCCAATTCAAGGTCAAGCACTTCTGTCCTTGACAAAGACCAGATACAAATGACAAAGGAATCATGAATAGCACCAGGCCAAAATTAATTTGATTAGGTAAGGAATAATCAACTTAAGCAGCTTTCAtcttaaaggtaaatattttgtttatatagttaGCATTAGATCTTTTTGACTaatctttaagtttttaagtAATGGATTCATAAACACAGTTCAAATTTCCATAATGTAGCATAAATACCCATGGTTTTCAATTAAAATGGAAGACTCAAATTATCTTAAAAACTAGTGAAGGTACTACCCAACTCTTCAAAGGTTGGGTTGAGGGCTtcagtgagatttttttcatgCAAGTTCTTAGTGATTAAATCTGCCAAAACATATAATGGAACCAAACAAGCAATATGCAACGTTTCTGGAAAAGTTTCATTTGGGGAGGTCAGCAACACTTGTAAACTAAGGAatcagggtttttcttttcttttctcctacctCTTGTTGCCAGGTGGCTCCAGGGTGTTCAGGGTAGAAAGCACACAAAAGGGATAGAGAGTCAGGGTTAAAGCACTATAAAGCTAATTGAGAGTACCTGACAGCAGGGTCTTTGACTACTTTTCAGCCAGGCACTAGCTCTCAGGTTAACACTTCTCATTCCTTTAATCAGAGATTAAAGAtacctatttccttttttattcaagCACCAATTGCCTTTAAGGGGGAGTAGTGACCTCAGTGGCAAGGAAAAGGGCGTTTCCCCCTACTTTTGTACTTAAGGTGAGCAAACAGCtctttaatgatttttacttACTAACCAGTAGGAGACTACAAAAAGGCTTAAATAAAAGCTCCTCCCTAAATAAAAGCTCCTCCCTAAAATACTCTTTCCATGtaccttttgtttcttctcaaatggaaagacattgcTGTATCCAGGTATCAATCTGTTTTGGGGATacaaattataaggaaaaaaatgaatgaatttggacTAGTGTATAAATTTCATTAAGTGGAGTCTCCCTGGTTAAAAAGCAGAatttgctgggcagggaggaagaaaaaaaaggaagggggtaagaaaaaaagactaatgcACTTAATGCTTATCAAGGTCAGCTTTTTCATGGAAGACTTTAGTGAGGGAGTTTCCAAGAAGAGACCGAGATATTATAAGTAACAACATTTAGGAAGAGGAGGTCCAGTGGTCTTTGGGCCAGCTCGCTACAGAAACTGGTCCCAAGGAGTCACTGACTTGAAACCGGAGTAAACGAATGGGAAATTGTCCATATAGCACAGTTAGGAAGTATCTGGATAAAAAttcctggaagctgaagtcttCTTTATTGACAGAATCAACAGAACATTTGTGGCAGTTGTCCATAAGGTCCAGACATAGCACATTCTGACATTCAAATCAGACCTACTTAAATGTGGCCCGTTTTGATTCTTTCAACTTTGTACTATGATGATTATCTATACAAAGGGGTTCTAAATCAAAACCACCTCATTTACATCACCCTCATTCATTCGGTTTGTGGAGAGTGACAGCTCggtccaaattttttaaaaagtgataggctaaaagacaaaaaaatagtCAACTGCAATAAGCTACCAGGTCTAAATGGAAATGGCTTAATattattcattctcttctttgAACATTTTGCTTAAGTGCTTAATTAGGGCTACAAGCTCAGGGTTCCCACCACGTGCATCGATTTGTTTATAGGCTTTAGATTCAAGCTCTTTAAGAGTACTCCGAGTGTATTCAAAAGAACCTACATCCTCAAGATAATGtacacagtattttttaatatctacATTCTCGGTTCTCTGACGCAAGATATTCTGCACTTGCGTGCTTTCAGGCCTCGACCAAATAGCATGAATAGTAGGGAAGGAGAACTTTCCCTCTGTTAGATCTTCACAAAAGCTTTTGTTTTCACTATATTCTTTGGAGTGTAGATTAGCATAATCATCCCTAATCTGGAAAAAGAGCCCCAGTGTATTAAGCAGTGGCTTTAGATCTTCTTTGTAGTCAGAGAACAACTGCATGAGACCTACTGCTAATCCGAAGAGTCCACCTGTCTTCTGCAGCACCATTGCTTTATATTCTTCTTCAGTGGGACAAGTGTAATTATCCCTCCAATAAATATCTAGACCTTGTCCCTGATGGAGTTCCAAAAGCTGGTGGGTGAAAAGCTTCACTGCATCTGGGTGATTAAGGGTTAAGACTTTCTCAAGGCCAAGGAAATATACATAATTGGCAGAATTGATGACAGATGGAATTCCATAGATGCTGTGTGCCACTGGAAAGCCACGTCGGAGTTTTGAGTTGTCTTCGATATCATCGATGAGCAAACTGGCATTATGCAACATTTCTGTCACTTCAATGATAATCTACAAAAAAGACAAGtgacaatttcattttatttgacctATTCAAAACAGCTTATAAATACTTAACAGATTACAAGAGTCTCAGATTTCTTAGTTTTTTGTAATGAATAATTATTTAGCAACCTCAATATAAAACAATACATGTATCCACATTAAACTCATTAAGAGCAACATATTTTACGTCACATCTATTAATTTGTTAGGGATTAAGAACGACGTTAGAATTGCCTAAATACCTGTAGTTTGTCTTCTGGAACTTTTAGCCAATGATTAAATGCCTGTGAAAGTTTGGTTCTCACTTGTTTAcctgaaattaaagaataaaatttggcaataaaattaatatttcagttattaaaaaaaaacattcagaaaCTTCCTTGGAAACTGTTCAGACTTGAATCCAGCCCCATCACTGCTGGGCCTTCCCTAACGCCCCCTCTACCAAAATTCGCATTCTGATAGCTCATGGTCTTTTGAAATCAGGGCATTCAAGGAGATCCTAAAGTATGCAAATGGCCCATTAGTAAGCCCACTCCTTTCATCTTAACTTGTATCAACAATTTTGGAATGAAATGTGGGCATTTTAGGAACTATGATctaattcattccttttctgaaaaataagtcAGCCTAGTCAGTGGCAGTTAGTCAGCAATGTCTGTTTTCAGAGAACTGTAGGTATTTCTAATAAAATGTACTTTGCTAttgaattcaataaaatatcacaaaattacCTCTTAAAATTATCTACCATTTCTTTAAATTAAGGTTTTAGAGACTGTATAACTCTGCTTCTTTCCTATCAAAAAATGAGATGACCATTCCCTGAAGTATTCCCTTTCAGCATTCCAGTTTAGTCAAaagttaatctttttattttgactaGGGCCATTAGTTTTTCAATATTATCATTTTCTTACATGGAAAGCTCAAGAGGTTTTTGGGTAGTAGTTATCAATAGAAGTCATTTTTGCCCAAATATAAAGGAATGGTAGAGAAAAACTCCAACCAGTTCTTTTAATAGCGTTCTACAAGCTTCCTGATAGAATGAATGCACAGTAACATCCTAATTTCAGATGGTTTCAGAAAAAGTTACATAAAAAGTTTCAGTgaacaaaaacagtattttctaagACCTATCTATGTTTTCTCTGCACCAGTCACCCaagcaaatgaataaactctCATCCCATatccaaatgaaaaaaagttgCACTTTTTGTGAGAAGTCTAAAAAAGAAGGATCTTTTAGGGTTCGAGAAGCAGTATTTTCTGTCTACTAACCTTTAAGGTGAGCATGGTCCGGGTAGCAGATATATAGTTTGTACTTTGATCTACTTTCCAGTTTAACAAAGGCCAATCTGAGCTATACTGACAAAGCACATCTGTGCAAAGTAACTGTATcgctttaaaaaacaagtttagaAGATGAAGAACACAAAGAATCAATGTGGAgccacatttttcctttttgcttttgaatgTACATAGAAAAGAGCACATAAATGGCTTAACTTAAAAGTAATGTAGTtgtgtttcagtattttttttcctttaaccatAGTCTGGGGTCTGGGTTGATAGTTTTAAGGCCCCAAATAATTTCTAACAGGTGCTAGTCAAAGAGATccctcaaaattaaaagaaacacatgataattacctttcttctttatttatttcttaaaaatatttattttagaagaagagtgtgtgagtgggggtaggggcagagagggagggaaaggacaagcaaactctgtgctgaatgtggagcctgatggccatgaccccaagatcatgacctgagcccaagtcaagagtctgatgctcaactgagccacccaagaacccccCAGTTACCTCTcctcttttaaagactttaacaTTACTAATTCCCAGCCTGGGGACCTACCCTAGCGCAAATAAGTAAAAAAGTCATTTGACTTCACAAATTCCAGAAAATCCTAATACTAATAATTGCTAATTATTATAATCTTTTAATAGCAAGAGTAACTTTTCGACAGAATAAATGGCCTGGCTTACCTTTAAGTCACTTTAAGACTTAAAGTCCTGATATTATTCCTGATAGAATGAATGCACAGTAACATCCTAATTTCATTAGGAACTCTGAGTTCTCTGTTAAAAATCGGTTTATTATGCATAATGCAATTTcctatctctttttaaaagacttta
Above is a genomic segment from Mustela nigripes isolate SB6536 chromosome 4, MUSNIG.SB6536, whole genome shotgun sequence containing:
- the GGPS1 gene encoding geranylgeranyl pyrophosphate synthase isoform X1 translates to MEKTQETVQRILLEPYKYLLQLPGKQVRTKLSQAFNHWLKVPEDKLQIIIEVTEMLHNASLLIDDIEDNSKLRRGFPVAHSIYGIPSVINSANYVYFLGLEKVLTLNHPDAVKLFTHQLLELHQGQGLDIYWRDNYTCPTEEEYKAMVLQKTGGLFGLAVGLMQLFSDYKEDLKPLLNTLGLFFQIRDDYANLHSKEYSENKSFCEDLTEGKFSFPTIHAIWSRPESTQVQNILRQRTENVDIKKYCVHYLEDVGSFEYTRSTLKELESKAYKQIDARGGNPELVALIKHLSKMFKEENE
- the GGPS1 gene encoding geranylgeranyl pyrophosphate synthase isoform X2, translated to MLHNASLLIDDIEDNSKLRRGFPVAHSIYGIPSVINSANYVYFLGLEKVLTLNHPDAVKLFTHQLLELHQGQGLDIYWRDNYTCPTEEEYKAMVLQKTGGLFGLAVGLMQLFSDYKEDLKPLLNTLGLFFQIRDDYANLHSKEYSENKSFCEDLTEGKFSFPTIHAIWSRPESTQVQNILRQRTENVDIKKYCVHYLEDVGSFEYTRSTLKELESKAYKQIDARGGNPELVALIKHLSKMFKEENE